The genome window TTGAGAATATGCAGTTGAAAATTAAGGAAATTCGTACTTTGTTTGGCATCTCCGTTACTAAGTTTTCGATTATGATGGGTGTAACGCGACAAACAATTTATAACATCGAAAATTTTAAAACCAAGTTGGCACAGGTTCAGTTTTTGGCAGTTTGTACACTTTTAGACAATTTGCTGGATAACCATCCCGACAAAGAAAAGGCGCTGATTGCAATTTGGGAACGTGACTTTAAAAAAGTGCAGAAAAAACATGTAAGCAGAATTAAATGGTTCTGAAAAATTTTAGTGGCTTGCTTTATGCAAGCCCTTTTTATTTTATACTTGAAAAGTCTTTTAAAATATGTTATACTGAATCGAAAGAAAAAACGGAGGTCGGTCAATGGGTGCGCTAATCCTTTCTCCGCGACTGGAATGCGTTGCGGATTTTGTTTCAAATAAGACTGTTGCGGACATCGGTACCGACCACGGTAAGCTTTTAATTGCCCTTGCGCAAAATGGAAAGCTTAAAAAGGGCATCGGCTCGGATGTGGCAGAGGGTCCTGCTTCTGCGTGTCGCAGTAATGTTTTGTCTTTCGGATTTTCGGATATAATCGAAATTCGTGTAGGGGACGGTTTGAAAACACTTGTTCCCGGCGAAGCGGAAACGGTTGTGATTGCCGGTATGGGCGGTGAGCTGATTGCCAAAATTCTCGGCGCTTGCCCCGAAACAGTAAGAAGCGCCAAAGAGTTTGTCTTACAACCCATGACCAACACAGATAAGTTTCTTGCGCTCCTTCCCAAATTGGGGATAAAAGTCACCGACGGCTGTCTTGCAAAAGAAGGGGATAAGCTGTATCGCATATTTAAGTGCATGCCCGGAA of Clostridia bacterium contains these proteins:
- a CDS encoding helix-turn-helix transcriptional regulator, which translates into the protein MTQINSAVENMQLKIKEIRTLFGISVTKFSIMMGVTRQTIYNIENFKTKLAQVQFLAVCTLLDNLLDNHPDKEKALIAIWERDFKKVQKKHVSRIKWF
- a CDS encoding SAM-dependent methyltransferase; this encodes MGALILSPRLECVADFVSNKTVADIGTDHGKLLIALAQNGKLKKGIGSDVAEGPASACRSNVLSFGFSDIIEIRVGDGLKTLVPGEAETVVIAGMGGELIAKILGACPETVRSAKEFVLQPMTNTDKFLALLPKLGIKVTDGCLAKEGDKLYRIFKCMPGKSELTPFETVICPVFKNDPLLSLLLAQELSKAQKKLSGLQNGKNDAKAECDALRALIKELENYETN